GAAGCCGGTGTAGGCGAGCACGTCGGTTTCGGCCTCGTCCATGCAGGCGCCGAGCTTGGGCCAACGGGTGCGCAACTGGTCGGCGACCTGTCGCCAGACCTGCGTTGCGCTTTTCTGATCGGGCTGCAGGAAGACCTGGCGGATCGCGGCGGCGACGACAGTGTTCTGGCCCTTGGGCACATAGGACAGGGCATTGCGCATGAAGTGCACCCGGCAGCGCTGCCAGGTGGCGCCCATGACGCGGGTGATCGCGCCCTTGAGGCCCTCGTGAGCATCGGAGATGACCAGCTTCACGCCGGTAAGACCGCGCCGAACAAGGTCCTTCAGGAAGTCGGACCAGAAGACCTCCGCTTCCGAGGGGCCGATATGCAGGCCGACGATCTCGCGCCGGCCCTCGGTGTTGACGGCCATGGCGATTATTGCGGCAACGCTGATGATCCGCCCGCCTTCGCGTACCTTGAGATAGGTGGCATCGAGCCAGAGATACGGCCATTCGCCGGTGAGCGGGCGTTTCAGAAAGGCATGGACGCGCTCGTCAATGTCCTTGCAAAGCTTGGAGACGGTGGACTTGGAGATGCCGGTCATGCCCATGGCCTGGACGAGTTCATCGACCCGCCGGGTGCTGACCCCGCCGATCCACGCTTCCTGGATCACCGCAACCAGCGCTTTCTCGACCATCTTGCGGGGCTCAAGGAAGCCCGGAAAATAGGACCCAGCACGCAGCTTGGGGATTTTCAGGTTCAGCGTGCCTACCCGGGTATCCAGCGAACGGTCGCGATAGCCGTTGCGCCAGGTCGCGCGCTCGCTGCTGCGTTCGTGGCGACCCGCGCCGATCAGGCCATCAACGTCGGCCTCCATGATCAGCTGCAGCACGTTCTCGGCGATGGTGCGCAAAAAATCCGGTTGGCCGCCCTTTGCAGCCAGCTCTTCGATCAGTAATCTGTCCTCGGTCATCGGGAACTCCTCTTCGTCACGGTTGAAGTGTGCAAACTCCACCATAACGATGAACCCGGTGGCCACCAGCGACGCCGCATTCCGGGGTGGGGCATGCCCCACCCCGGAATACACCATCGCCTACACCGGAAATTACACCACGAGCGCGGACGCTAACTCTGGCCGGGAAACACATAGTCACTTTGAGAACATGCGATCATCTCCTTGGCGAGCGAAGCGGCTTGCATTGACAGGGGTACGATATGCTCACGGTGCATCTTCATTCGATCAGGACCGATGCGCCAAAGCGGAGAGTTGCCGTCTAGATCCTCAAACTCGTGCTTCTTGGCGAAACGGAGTTCCTTCGTTCTGACCCATGTCAGAAGCGCGAAGGTGAGCGCTGCGCGAGTAATCTCGGAGCGTCGCTCCCCTTCTTCATTGTATTGATCCAGCTTGTTTATGAGCTCTGGCAACTGAGCGAGCGGCAGTTTGGCCATATGCTTTACTCGAGGGCGCGGCTTCAGAGCGCCGCGAAGATGAGCCGTGGGGTCCGCATCGCAAAGCCCACTCGCGATGGCGAACTGAAAAACTTGGCCAATGCTCTGCTTAGCACGCCGACTGATATCCAAAGCGCCCCGTTCTTCAATATTGCGGATCACGCCTAAAACTTCAGGCGGAGTGATCTCGTGCATCATCCTTTCGCCCAATACCGGAAACACGTCCCGTTCCATTCGAGACCAGACACGCTTCGCATGAGCTGGATTGAGGCTGCTCTTTCGATTCTTGTGCCACATCTCAGCAACAGCTTTGAAGGTTCTCTCTGGCTCGAAATCTCGACCGGGCTTGTGGACCATCGGATCCTTGCCTTCGGCCAAGGCAGCCTTTGCAAGCGTCTTCAACTCACGCGCAGCCGCGATTCCAACGTCAGGATAAGCACCAAAGGAAAGCAGCTTCTCCTTCCCGCGATAGCGGTATTTCAAGCGCCAAAGCTTCGTACCGTTGCCTTTTACGAAGAGGAATAGCCCTTCACCGTCGGCAAGCTTGTAGGGTCGTTCTGCCGCCTTCGCATTCTTGATCTGAATCTCACTCAAAGCCATTGGGGGTATCGCTCCTTTTCGGCACCCCCCGAAAGTACCCCCAAAATACCCCCACTCCAAATCCGGCTGCAAGCGCATGCAAGCGAACGCAAGCGGACGCGAATCAGCTACACCGCTTTGATTTCATTATTTTTTTCGGATTTATACGGAAGAATGCGAACCCATGAGGATTCGAGAATGGTAGCGGAGGAGGGACTCGAACCCCCGACACGCGGATTATGATTCCGCTGCTCTAACCGGCTGAGCTACTCCGCCCCGAAGGGTCGCCGCATCGGGCGAGCCGCGCCTATAGGCATCGCGATTGCGGCGGTCAATATCATGTACGCGGTCCGCGGAAATTAGCCGCGAAGGCGGTCTCCCACGGGCCGCCGCGATAATGGTGCGCGGCTAGTCCGGTGATCGCCAGCGGCCGGGGACGGAAATCTTCGGCAAGGCGGGCGAGCAGCGCCTTGGCCTCGCTGGCCGTCACCTTGTTCTGGACGGTGATATGGAGACGCGGCGTTCCCCGATCCTGCGCGGTCAGCGCGCCGAAGAAGTGATCGGCGATGCGGTCGCGGATCGCCAGCAGGGCGGCACTGTCGATACGGAAGGCCACACCGCCACCCAGCGAATAGACTTCGCGCAGCGCCGCAGCCGGAGGCGGCGTGTCGGCGGCGATGGCGCGGATCAGCCGCGTCAGTTCGTCGAGGCACGACGGCGGCAGTTGGTGGAAGAGCGTGATGTGCGCCGCGAGATGGTTACGTTCCGGGGGAAAATGGGCGGCGCGCAGCGCGTCGAAATAATGCTGGTCCGCCGCACCCATCGTCGCAGTCACGATGATGGGCACGGCGCCAGCGGCCGGGACGGGAGGGGGGATGTCCGGGCCGGCTATTGCGCGCCTCTACGGAAAGTCCGCGCGGGGTCGCTCAAGCAGGGATTGACACCGGGGTCAAATCGAGCGTGCCAGTCATAGTGATCGATTGCACCGATCAAAGCCCGCTCCAGAATGCCGAGAGCGCGGCCGCCACCTCGCGCGGCCGTTCGGCAATTGCCCAATGCCCCGCCCCCTCGATCACGGTCAGCGGCGTGCCGGTGTTCGACGAAAAGCGCCGCGCCACCGACAGTTCGACATAGGGATCGCCCTCCCCCCAGATCAGCGCACCGTTTGCGGGGAGCCGGCCGATGTCGCGCGCCCAGTCATGTTCGAAGCTGAGCCCTTTTGCCGAGCGATAAAGTTTCAGGATCGCACGCCGCTTGTCCTTGTTGGCCCATTGCGCGGCCTCATCTGCCGCGATGTCGGCCGGCATGCCCTGCGCGGCGAGGCCCTCGGCGAGCTTTTCCGGCTTGCTCAGCGCCATGAAAAGTTCGCCGAGGATCGGGGTGTTCCAGATCCGGGCCAGCCGGTGACCGCGATAATCGGGGTCGATCACCGCGTTCGAGACCGCCCAACTGCGGATCAGGTCGGGTCGCAGCATCGCGACACGCTGTGCTATCAGCGCCCCCCAGTCGTGGCCGACGATATCGATCGGACCGTGCGCGGCGAACAGGGCCTCCGCTTCTTTCACGGCCCAGTCGGCATAGGCTTCCTTTGTCGCCGGGAAACCGGCGGGGAGCGGACCGGTGAAGCCCGGGAGCGCGGGAACCGCGACGGGCGCGTCGCCAAGATCGAGCGCGGCGAGCAGCGGACGCCAGATGGCGGGGCTGTCGGGGACGCCGTGGATGAAGAGCTTTGCCGTGGTCATGATCCCTCCCCATTCGTCGCCTCCGCGAAGGCGGGGGCGACATGTGTGTCTATTCCATCTCCCCGCGCTCGCGGCGCAGCGCATACCATTTCTGGACGTTCGCATTATGCTCCGACAGCGTCCGCGCGAATATATGGCTGCCGTCGCCCTTGGCGACGAAGAAGAGATAGTCGTTCGCCTCGGGATCGAGCACCGCGGCGATCGACGCCTTGCCGGGATTGGCAATCGGTCCCTTGGGCAGGCCGATCATCGAATAGGTGTTATAGTCGTTTACCGCCAGAATTTCGGAGCGCAGGATGCGGCGGCCAAGCGGTTTGCCCCTGGTGACCGGATAGATGATCGTCGGATCGGCCTGCAGCTTCATGCCGACCGCGAGACGGTTGGTATAGACGCCCGCGACGGTGCGGCGTTCGGCGGGGACCGACGTTTCCTTTTCGACGATCGACGCGAGCGCCATCGCCTCGTTCCGGTCCTTGACCGCGGTGCGCGGCGAACGCTTTGCCCAGAGTTCGGCGAATGCCTTGTCCATCGCGCCCTGCATCCGCTTGACGACCGCGGCGCGGCTTTCGCCGGTGGTGAAGGCATAGCTGTCGGGAAGGATGCTGCCCTCGGCGGGCACCGGGATTTCGCCAGTCAGGCGCTTTTCGGCCATCAGCCGTTCCCACACCATGATCGAGGGCATGCCCTGCGGGATCATGACGAGGCGCTGGATCGTCTTGCCCGACTGGAAAAGTGCGAGGATGTCGCCCGCGTCCATCCCCTTCTCGATCTTGTATTCGCCGGGTTTGATCGGGTCGTCCGAGCCGAAGAAGCGCGCCTGATTGCGAAAGTCGGAGGCCGAGACGAGGCCCTTTTCCTCGAGGATCCGCCCTGCCTTCGCGATGCTCGCGCCCGGCGGGACGACAACCTCGGCATCATGCGGCGCGCCGCCCGAGCAGGCGGCGAGCAACAATGCAAAGATCGCTATCGTCAACCAGCGGAACGAAGGCATCCTATTCTCCCGTCAGTCGAATCTAACGCTAAAGCCACAAAAGACCCCGCATGCGCAGCGTCATTTTGTGTCCTTTGTGGCTTTAAGTCCAACCCGGGCCAAGCCATCGCTGCTAGAGCATGGCCACGCAATGTAGGAAAGAGCGTTTCGCGATCAAAGCCACCGTCGTCATTCCCGCGAAAGCGGGAACCCAGCCCGCAACGCTGGCTCGCTGGGTTCCCGCTTTCGCGGGAATGACGAAGTTGTGTTTTGGCTTAGTCCTCGACCGCCTTGACGATCAGGCTGGCGTTGGTGCCGCCGAAGCCGAAGCTGTTGTTGAGCGCCGCCTTGACCTTGCGCTTCTTCGCGACCTTGGGAACCAGGTCGGCGCCTTCGGTACCCTCGTCGGGATTGTCGAGGTTGAGTGTCGGGGGAACGACCTGATCACGGATCGCGAGAATGCAGAAGATCGTCTCGACCGCGCCCGCGCCGCCGAGCAGGTGGCCGATCGCCGACTTGGTCGAGCTCATCGACACGTTCGCCATGGCGTCCCCGAACAGCCGCTTCACCGCACCGAGTTCGATCGTGTCGGCCATCGTCGAAGTGCCGTGGGCGTTGATATAGTCGATGTCGGCAGGGGTCATGCCCGCCTTCTTGAGCGCCGCGCTCATCGAGCGAAAGGCGCCGTCCATTTCGGGGTCGGGCGCGGTGACGTGGTACGCGTCGCCCGAGAGGCCATAACCGACGACCTCGGCATAAATCTTGGCGCCGCGCGCCTTGGCATGCTCATATTCCTCGAGCACGACGACGCCCGCGCCTTCGCCCATCACGAAGCCGTCGCGGTCCTTGTCATAGGGGCGGCTCGCCTGCTCGGGGCGGTCGTTGTAGCTCATGTTGAGCGCGCGCGCCTGTGCGAAGCCCGCGATGCCGATCGGACAGATCGTCGCCTCGGCGCCGCCCGCGAGCATGACGTCGGCATCGTCGTCGCGGATCATCCGCGCCGCATCGCCAATCGAATGCGCGCCGGTCGAACACGCGGTAACGACGGCATGATTCGGACCCTTGAGGCCATATTTGATGCTGACCTGACCCGAGATGAGGTTGATCAGGCGGCCGTGGACGAAGTGCGGCGAAACGCGGCCGGGGCCTTTTTCGGCGAGCAGCAGGCTTTCGCTTTCGATCCCCGGCAGGCCGCCGATGCCCGAACCGATCGAGCAACCGGCGCGCACCTTCTGCTCCTCGGTCATTTCGGTGAGGCCGGCGTCTTCGAGCGCCTGCCCCGCAGCGTCGATGCCGAAGATGATGAAAGGATCAACCTGGCGCTGGACCTTGTGGTCGACGCGCTTGCCGGGGTCGAAGCCATATTCATGATCGGGTCCCTTGACCTCGCACGCGATCGTGCATTTCTGGTCCGACGCGTCGAAATGGGTGATCGGACCGGCGCCCGATTTGCCTGCGATCAGATTTTTCCAGCTGGTTTCGACGTCGCCGCCGAGCGGCGTCACCAAACCCAGACCCGTCACCACAACCCGGCGCATAATCATTCCTTTCGTCGGCCCCCGCCCCCGCGGGAACCCGCATCACTTTGTCCGGCGCGCTTCTAGAGGAGCCGCGCGCATAAAAAAAGCTTCCCGGCCGCTGCGCGCATGCGCTCGTGACCGGGAAGCCGGAAATGCGTGGGCGGCTTGCCGCCGCATCCGGCCAGGCCGGATCGCAGGGCTTTAGCCCTTGTTCGCTTCGATATAGTCGATCGCATCCTTGACGGTGGCGATCTTTTCCGCCGCATCGTCGGGGATTTCGACGCCGAATTCTTCTTCGAACGCCATCACCAGCTCGACGATGTCGAGGCTGTCGGCGCCCAGATCGTCGATGAAGCTCGCTTCCTCGGTGACCTTGTCGGCTTCGACGCCCAGATGTTCGACGACGATCTTCTTAACCTTTTCGGCCGAATCGCTCATGCGCTATTCCTTTTCTGACTAAGCCGTGAATGTTGGGGTTTGCCCTAGTGCGCAGCAGCGGGGCTGGCAAGAGGGCTGGCGCCGGATGGTTGGCGCCGTTCGATTTCTTCGTTTCGTAGCACCCGCATCATGGCAGGGTCTTCGTCACCGAAACGACGCCCGCCTCGCGCAGCGCCGCCGAGGCTCGCGCGATCACCGCCGGGGTGATGACGAATTGTTGCAGCACCCGTTCGGGCGGGGTTCCCGCCGGCTGCCGGGTGTAGGCAAGCAGGCGCTGCCACTGCCGGCGCGCCTCGGGCAGGTTGCCCGAGCGCGCGAGCACGACCGAACGCACCATCAAATATTGCGGCTCCATATTGCTCGGCGACGGCATCTGATCGAGTATCGACAGGGCTTCGTCCTGATTGCCGCGTTGCGAGAGCAGGAAGGCCAGCGTCACCGCGGGCACGCCGGGATAGGACGAATCGAGCGCGAGCGAACGCCGGAGCAGCGCCTCGCCCTCGTCCATCTGGCCGCAGGTCGTCTTGAACAGGCCGAGGAAACCCGACAAGTCGGAGTCATAGGGGTTGAGCTTGATCGCAGCGTCGCCCATCGCGTTGCCCGCCGGGCAATTGCCCGCATAAAAGCTGGCGCGAGCCATGGCGAACAGCCCCGCCGAGCTGTTCGGACCATTTTGATAGGATTGTTCGGCGAGCAGCCGCGCCTCGGCGAACGCCGCCTGCCCTTCCTTCGTCGTCCGCCGCGGCTGCCAGTCTCCGAAACGGAGCAGCGACAGCGCGGTCAGCGTTACCGGGTCGTTCGGACTGGTCTTGAGCCCGGCGCGCAGGCAGGCGTCGATCTGCCGCACGCTGGCCCGGTTGCGCATCTGGCGCATGCGGTTGAACTGGGCGAGGCAGGGAAAGCCGGGGTTGAAATTGTCGGGCTGGCGCTGGACCTGGTCGCGCACGATAATCCCGAAATCGCCCGCGACCTGCGCGATGGCGGGCTCTACCGCGGTAAATTCGGGCACCTCGTCGGCGGTCAGCCGGAGTTGCTGCGACCAGATCGTGCGCTGATCGGCGACGCGGTTGAGCACGAGGGTAACGTCGACATTGCCCTCGAGCGTGCGCACGAGCGATGTGTCGAGGCGGTAGTCGATGCGGCCGGCCGCAGCGGCACTGCCCGGTGCACCGGCGCTACGCAGGTCGACCAGATCGAAGCGCCGCAGCCCGTCGCGCAGCTTGCCATCGAGGGCACGGGCCAGCGCCCGCGAGGGACCGCTATCCCCGGCGATCGGTGCGCTGACCTCGAGCAGCGGCATCGGCGCGGGCGTGGCCGCGAGCAGCTTGCCTTGGCCGGCGGTGAACCACCAGCTCGCCAGCAGCGCGAGCGCCACAAAAACGAAGGCCAGGCCCCAGCGGGGCCGGCGGGGCGCAATAGAGGTGCCGGGCGTCGCCGGCGAGCGCGGCCTGTCGGCCTCCGGCATATCGGCGGCAGGCGCCGATGCAGCACCGTCCGGCTCCGCCGGCGAACGGCCCGGCGGCGCATTGCGATGCTGGAT
The Sphingopyxis macrogoltabida genome window above contains:
- a CDS encoding IS256-like element ISSpma2 family transposase; amino-acid sequence: MTEDRLLIEELAAKGGQPDFLRTIAENVLQLIMEADVDGLIGAGRHERSSERATWRNGYRDRSLDTRVGTLNLKIPKLRAGSYFPGFLEPRKMVEKALVAVIQEAWIGGVSTRRVDELVQAMGMTGISKSTVSKLCKDIDERVHAFLKRPLTGEWPYLWLDATYLKVREGGRIISVAAIIAMAVNTEGRREIVGLHIGPSEAEVFWSDFLKDLVRRGLTGVKLVISDAHEGLKGAITRVMGATWQRCRVHFMRNALSYVPKGQNTVVAAAIRQVFLQPDQKSATQVWRQVADQLRTRWPKLGACMDEAETDVLAYTGFPTQHRTKLHSTNPLERLNKEVKRRADVVGIFPNEDSIIRLVGAVLMEQNDEWQLQHRYMQIEGMAELNQPMIEEENQPLHITAKAA
- a CDS encoding tyrosine-type recombinase/integrase, with amino-acid sequence MALSEIQIKNAKAAERPYKLADGEGLFLFVKGNGTKLWRLKYRYRGKEKLLSFGAYPDVGIAAARELKTLAKAALAEGKDPMVHKPGRDFEPERTFKAVAEMWHKNRKSSLNPAHAKRVWSRMERDVFPVLGERMMHEITPPEVLGVIRNIEERGALDISRRAKQSIGQVFQFAIASGLCDADPTAHLRGALKPRPRVKHMAKLPLAQLPELINKLDQYNEEGERRSEITRAALTFALLTWVRTKELRFAKKHEFEDLDGNSPLWRIGPDRMKMHREHIVPLSMQAASLAKEMIACSQSDYVFPGQS
- a CDS encoding 2'-5' RNA ligase family protein: MGAADQHYFDALRAAHFPPERNHLAAHITLFHQLPPSCLDELTRLIRAIAADTPPPAAALREVYSLGGGVAFRIDSAALLAIRDRIADHFFGALTAQDRGTPRLHITVQNKVTASEAKALLARLAEDFRPRPLAITGLAAHHYRGGPWETAFAANFRGPRT
- a CDS encoding alpha/beta fold hydrolase; translated protein: MTTAKLFIHGVPDSPAIWRPLLAALDLGDAPVAVPALPGFTGPLPAGFPATKEAYADWAVKEAEALFAAHGPIDIVGHDWGALIAQRVAMLRPDLIRSWAVSNAVIDPDYRGHRLARIWNTPILGELFMALSKPEKLAEGLAAQGMPADIAADEAAQWANKDKRRAILKLYRSAKGLSFEHDWARDIGRLPANGALIWGEGDPYVELSVARRFSSNTGTPLTVIEGAGHWAIAERPREVAAALSAFWSGL
- the mltG gene encoding endolytic transglycosylase MltG; the protein is MPSFRWLTIAIFALLLAACSGGAPHDAEVVVPPGASIAKAGRILEEKGLVSASDFRNQARFFGSDDPIKPGEYKIEKGMDAGDILALFQSGKTIQRLVMIPQGMPSIMVWERLMAEKRLTGEIPVPAEGSILPDSYAFTTGESRAAVVKRMQGAMDKAFAELWAKRSPRTAVKDRNEAMALASIVEKETSVPAERRTVAGVYTNRLAVGMKLQADPTIIYPVTRGKPLGRRILRSEILAVNDYNTYSMIGLPKGPIANPGKASIAAVLDPEANDYLFFVAKGDGSHIFARTLSEHNANVQKWYALRRERGEME
- the fabF gene encoding beta-ketoacyl-ACP synthase II, coding for MRRVVVTGLGLVTPLGGDVETSWKNLIAGKSGAGPITHFDASDQKCTIACEVKGPDHEYGFDPGKRVDHKVQRQVDPFIIFGIDAAGQALEDAGLTEMTEEQKVRAGCSIGSGIGGLPGIESESLLLAEKGPGRVSPHFVHGRLINLISGQVSIKYGLKGPNHAVVTACSTGAHSIGDAARMIRDDDADVMLAGGAEATICPIGIAGFAQARALNMSYNDRPEQASRPYDKDRDGFVMGEGAGVVVLEEYEHAKARGAKIYAEVVGYGLSGDAYHVTAPDPEMDGAFRSMSAALKKAGMTPADIDYINAHGTSTMADTIELGAVKRLFGDAMANVSMSSTKSAIGHLLGGAGAVETIFCILAIRDQVVPPTLNLDNPDEGTEGADLVPKVAKKRKVKAALNNSFGFGGTNASLIVKAVED
- a CDS encoding acyl carrier protein, with protein sequence MSDSAEKVKKIVVEHLGVEADKVTEEASFIDDLGADSLDIVELVMAFEEEFGVEIPDDAAEKIATVKDAIDYIEANKG
- a CDS encoding tetratricopeptide repeat protein yields the protein MDHAKATDTQTAAETDRIIEQECERLLESPMFVRSPVLSRLLQFLVEHRLRGGRSAPKAYAIATEALGRSADFDPAVDSYPRVMVGRLRSLLDRYYADTPWVHRLRVPQGSYEVVIQHRNAPPGRSPAEPDGAASAPAADMPEADRPRSPATPGTSIAPRRPRWGLAFVFVALALLASWWFTAGQGKLLAATPAPMPLLEVSAPIAGDSGPSRALARALDGKLRDGLRRFDLVDLRSAGAPGSAAAAGRIDYRLDTSLVRTLEGNVDVTLVLNRVADQRTIWSQQLRLTADEVPEFTAVEPAIAQVAGDFGIIVRDQVQRQPDNFNPGFPCLAQFNRMRQMRNRASVRQIDACLRAGLKTSPNDPVTLTALSLLRFGDWQPRRTTKEGQAAFAEARLLAEQSYQNGPNSSAGLFAMARASFYAGNCPAGNAMGDAAIKLNPYDSDLSGFLGLFKTTCGQMDEGEALLRRSLALDSSYPGVPAVTLAFLLSQRGNQDEALSILDQMPSPSNMEPQYLMVRSVVLARSGNLPEARRQWQRLLAYTRQPAGTPPERVLQQFVITPAVIARASAALREAGVVSVTKTLP